AGCTGCTGCGGGAGTCCCGGCGGTTGTAGCCGGGACCGCCGTGTTCACGCCCGTCGTCGGAACGTGTCCGCCGACTCCGGCCGGGCCTGGGGCAGCTCCCTCTGGTGCGTGGTCTGCAGGGCCGATTCGAGCAGGTAGGCGGCCAAATTGGAGAGGGACCGCCCTTGCACGTTGCTGCGCTCCACCAGAGCTTGGTAGGCGTTGTATGGCACCGTGATCGTGACACGCACCGGCCGCAGGAAGGGACCGGGTTCGGAGTGGCTTCGCATGGGTCGAGGAGGTTGCTTCCTCTGCTCTAAGCCCATCGCCAGGGTGCGAAGCCAGCCGCTTCATAAAAGGCCCGGCCGTCCCCACGGGCGAGAGGCCAGTGCTGGCCAGCGATTCACCCTGCTGCGGATAGCAGCAGGGGGCCTGCGCCGTCAGTGCAGGCCTGCATCGTCCTGCGCAAACTGCACGTATCTGAAAGCGGACTGAAGGCCTGGGCCTCAGTCCGCAGGCAGGTCGGTCACGGCCCCCAGGCTGCTGCTGCTCACCAGCCGGGCGTACTTGCCGAGCACCCCGGTGCGGTAGCGGGGGGCAGGCTTGGTCCAGGCGCTGCGACGCCGGGCCAGCTCCTCCGCGTCCACGTTGAGCTGGAGCAGGCGCTGCTTCGCATCCACCGTGATGCTGTCGCCCTCCTGCACGAGGGCGATGGTGCCGCCCGCGGCGGCTTCCGGAGCCACGTGGCCCACCACCATCCCGTAGGTGCCGCCCGAGAAGCGGCCATCGGTGATCAGGGCCACCGAATCGCCGAGCCCCTCGCCGATGATCGCGGCGGTGGGGGCCAGCATCTCGCGCATGCCGGGGCCGCCCACCGGCCCTTCGTAGCGGATGACCACCACATCGCCGGCGCTGATGCGCTTGGCGAGGATGGCGGCCAGGGCATCCTCCTCACTCTCGAACACCCGCGCCGGGCCGGTGATCACCGGGTTCTTCACCCCGCTGATCTTGGCCACGCTGCCCTCCTCCGCCAGGTTGCCCCGCAGGATCGCCAGGTGGCCCTGGGCGTAGAGGGGGTTGGACAGGGGCCGGATCACGTCCTGACCGGCCGGTGGTTCGGAGGGCACGTCGGCGAGCACCTCGGCCAGGGTGCGCCCCTCGATCGTGCGGCAGTCCCCATGCAGCAGGCCGCCGTCGAGCAGCAGCTTCATCACCTGGGGAATGCCGCCGGCCCGGTGCAGGTCGACGGTCACGTAGCGGCCGCTGGGCTTGAGGTCGCAGATCACGGGCACCTTCTGGCGGATCGTCTCGAAGTCGTCGATCGTGAGGGGCACACCGGCGGTGCGGGCGATGGCCAGCAGGTGCAGCACCGAATTGGTGGAGCCCCCCACCGCCATGATCACGGCGATGGCGTTCTCGAAGGCCTCCCGGGTCAGCAGGTCCCGGGGGCGGATGTCGGCCGCGATCGCCTGCACCAGCACCTCGGCCGAGCGGGCGGCACTCTCGGCCTTCTCCGGGTCCTCCGCCGCCATCGTCGAGCTGTAGGGCAGGCTCAGGCCGAAGGCCTCGAAGGCCGAACTCATCGTGTTGGCGGTGAACATGCCGCCGCAGCTGCCGGCGCCGGGGCAGGCGTTCTTCTCGATCGCCAGCAGCTCCGCCTCATCGATGCGGCCGCCGGAGAGCTGACCCACCGCCTCGAAGGCACTCACCACGGTGAGATCACAGGGCCCCAGCTTCCCCGGCTTGATCGTGCCGCCGTAGACGAAGATCGCCGGAATGTTCATGCGGGCCATGGCAAGCATGGCGCCGGGCATGTTCTTGTCGCAGCCGCCGATGGCCAGCAGACCGTCCATGCTCTGGGCGTTGCAGGCGGTTTCGATCGAATCGGCGATCACCTCGCGGGACACCAGCGAGTACTTCATGCCCTCGGTGCCCATCGAGATCCCGTCGCTGACCGTGATGGTGCCGAACATCTGCGGCATGGCTCCGGCCCCGTGGGCGGCCTGCTCGGCGCGCCGGGCCAGGTCGTTGAGGCCGATGTTGCAGGGGGTGATCGTGCTGTAGCCGTTGGCGATGCCGATGATCGGCTTGCCGAAGTCCCCGTCGCCGAAACCGACGGCCCGCAGCATGGCCCGGTTGGGGGAGCGTTGGAGGCCCTTGGTGATGGCGTCGGAGCGCAGCATGGCCGGGGAGGAACGGGTCTGCAGCAACTTACCGAGGGGCCTGCACCGCCACGCCTGGGACCTCAGCCTGGGACGTTCAGGGCTGGGGCTGCAGCTGCTCAAGCTGGCGGCGCACCTCGTCGATCGCCTGGTTGAGCTTCTGCACGCGGTCGTGCAGCTGGTCGCTGCTCACGGGCGTCTCCTCGAAGCCTTCGCCGAGGCGCGAGACGCGCAGCATCCGCAGCTGGCGCTGGGACAGCCGGTGCCGTTCGGCCCGGCGCAGCAGCCAGACGGCGAGGCCGGCGGCCCCCATGACCGCCCCGGCGGCCCCGGCCAGCAGGAGCAGACTGCCGCTGGCGGACGATTGCTGCCTGGAATCAGCCATGGACCTGCACGGAAAGGGACTTCCGGATTGGAGGGATTCAGCCTAGGCAGTGGCGGCGGCGATTCCATACAGCCGCTCGCTCACTTCGCCGAAGCCCGGCACGACACGGTGCCGGCTGTCCACCTCCGGGTCGATGCCGGCGCAGTAGATGGTGAGCTGGCTGTGCCGCTCACCGACAACCTTCAGCCCGGGGCTCGCCGCCAGGGTGGTGATCACCCGCAGCCGCTGCCCCTCCACCCCCAGGCCCGCCAGGCGGTCGAGCAGGGCCAGCAGGATCGAGCCGCTGGCGAGGACCGGCAGGAACACCAGCACGCCGCTGCGGGCCTCGATGGTGGCCGGCAGGTCGTCGAGGAACCAGTGGGGCTTGTGCTCCGGCCCGCAGGGCTCGATGCCCACATGGGCCAGCTGGGCCGACGGCAGCACCGACTGGGCCCCCTGCCACAGGCCGAGGCCGCCCCGCAGCACCGGGATCACCAGCAGGGGCACCTCCGGGTCGACCACCTGGCCGTCGCAGTGACCCAGGGGCGTGGTGACCGACACCGGACGGTGGGGCAGCCAGTCGCGCAGCGCCTCATAGGTGAGCCAGCGGCCCAGCTCCGCCATGGCGGTGGCGAACAGGGGCGAGGGGGTGGCCCCGTCGCGCAGCAGCGTGAGCCAGTGGCCGATCAGGGGATGGGGAGGAACCACCACCCGCAGGGACATGCTCATGTCGGGGAGTGTCTGCCATAGCTTGAACCGGCAGCGTACCGGTGTGGCATGGTTCCCAGCTCCCCAACTCCCCCCGAGATCCGCCGCCGGGCCCGGCGGGCCGGCCTGCTGGGGTCGGTCCTGGGCGCCGCGCTGGGCCTGCTGCTGTTTTGGACCGTGCTGCCGGCGGGCCCGGCCCTGGCGATCACCGCCCCCGAGCTGCGGGCCCAGCGCTCCTTCCAGGACCTCGACCCCGACCTGCGGGGCCGCAACCTGCAGCAGCAGGAGTTCCTCAAGGCCTCCATGGAGGGCTTTGATCTGCGGGATGCCGACCTGCGTGGCGCTGTCTTCAACTCCACCGACCTGCGCCAGGCCGACCTGCGCGGGGCCGACCTGGAGGACGTGGTGGCCTTCGCCACCCGCTTCGATGGGGCCGACCTGCGCGGCGCCCAGTTCCGCAACGCCATGCTGATGCAGAGCCGTTTCCGGGATGCCCGGATCGACGGGGCTGACTTCAGTGACGCGGTGCTCGATCTGCCGGAGCAGAAGGCCCTCTGCGCCCGGGCCAGCGGCAGCCATCCCCTCACCGGCGTCGACACGCGCGAGAGCCTCGGCTGCCGCTGAGACCGCCCGGCGGGGCTTCCCCTAGGTTTCGGTGTCTCCTGCCCCAGCGCCGATGACCGCCACCAGCTCCAGACGGCTGCCGGTCACGGTGGTGACCGGATTCCTGGGGGCCGGCAAGACCACCCTGCTGCGCCACCTGCTGCTGGAGAGCGGCCTGAGGCTGGCCGTCCTGGTCAACGAGTTCGGCGAGGTGGGCATCGACGGCGATCTGATCGCCTCCTGCGGCTTCTGCCCCGAGGAGGAACTGGGCGACCGGCTGGTGGAGCTGGCCAACGGCTGCCTCTGCTGCACGGTGCAGGATGAGTTCCTGCCCACCATGCAGCGCCTGCTGGAGCGGGCCGACAGGCTCGACGGCATCGTCGTCGAGACCAGCGGCCTGGCCCTGCCCGAGCCCCTGGTGGCCGCCTTCGGCTGGCCGGAGATCCGCAGCCGCACCCGGGTGCATGGGGTCGTCACGGTGGTGGACGGGGAGGCGATGGCCGCCGGCCATGTGGTGGGGGATGCCGAGGCGGTGGAGGCCCAGCGCCGCGCCGACCCCAGCCTCGACCACATCAGCGCCATCGAGGATCTGTTCGCCGACCAGCTCGGTGCCGCCGACCTGGTGCTGGTGAGCCGGGCCGACCGCCTGGAGCCTGAGGCCCTCGCCCGGGTGACCGCCAGGCTGCGCGCCGACCTGCGCCCCGGCACCGTGGTGCTGCCCATGGCCCGGGGCCGCCTCGATCCCTCCCTGGTGCTGGATGGTCCCGGCCTCGACCCGGCCAGCGACCATGACCATGACCATCACCATGACGAGGGTCACGACGACCACGATCACCACCATCACGACCACGATCACCACGAGCATGCCCATGTGGCGATGGAGTCGATCGTCGTGCGCCGCGGCGGCCAGTGGGGCCGGGCCGCCCTCGAAACCCAGCTGCAGCAACTGCTGATCGATCACCCCGTCGTGCGGCTCAAGGGACGGCTGCGCCAGGGCGGCAAGCGCCTGCCGCTGCAGATCCAGGGGGTCGGCCGTCGCCTCGACTGCTGGTATGAGGAGCGCGCGGGGGCCTCCCCTGACGCCGGCTCCGCCGAGGGCGCAGGCCCCGACGGACTGGAGCTGGTGGTGCTGGCCACCGCCGGCGCCGCCGGCCCCCTGCGCCAGGCCCTCGATCGCCTCTGAGCGTCGAGCGGCGCCCGGGCCGGTGCCAGACGCGCAGACCGTCTCAGTCGAGGGGGATGTCGCCCCTGGCGCAGACCCCATCCCAGCAGAGATCGGTGTTCTCCACCCAGCGGCTGTTCACCGGCTGCCAGCTGCCGGAGGGTTTGAGCATCGTCACCCGGCCCCGGCCGTCGTGGCGGAACTCGATCCGCTGCCCCCCCACCAGCAGGAACCAATGGAGGCCGAGCTCCTCGACCTGCATCTGGCAGTCCTGCCAGGGACCGTCCGCCAGGCGGCACTTCAGGGCCACCAGCCCCGGCAGGGAGTGGGCCTGCAGGGCCGTGGCGACCACGGCCAGACCGATGAGCCAGGCCAGCACGCGAGGCCCGAGCGGATCCAGCAGAACCCTTCGCAGGGAAGGCACCACGACCGGCGGTGCGGAGAACCAACCCCAGGCTGGTCCTGTGCCGAGGTGGTGGTGGGGCGTGCTGCCAAGATTTAACAAACGTCCGTGCCTCCGGTGCCGCTCTTCAACGCCCGCGTCCAGGTCTCCCTGCGCCCCTCCGTGCTGGACCCCGCCGGGGAGGCCACCCGGGCCGCCGCCGCCCGGCTCGGGGTGGAGGGGGTGAAGCGGTTGCGGATCGGCAAGGCGATCGAACTGGATCTGGAGGCGCCGGACCGGGCCACTGCCCAGGCCCGGCTCAAACTGCTCAGTGACCGCCTGCTCGCCAATCCGGTGATCGAGGACTGGTCGCTGGATCTGGCCGAAGCCGGTTGAGGGGGCCAGACCGATGACCGTCGGCATCGTTGTGTTTCCCGGCTCCAACTGTGACCGGGATGTGGCCTGGGCCCTGGAGGGCTGCCTGGGCATCCCCGTGCGCTTCCTCTGGCATGAGGAGCGCGACCTGGCCGGCCTTGAGGCCGTCGTGCTGCCGGGAGGGTTCAGCTACGGGGATTATCTGCGCTGCGGCGCGATCGCCCGTTTCGCCCCCGTGCTGGAGGAGGTGCGCTCCTTCGCCGCGCGCGGCGGCCCGGTGCTCGGCATCTGCAACGGCTTCCAGGTGCTCACCGAGATGGGCCTTCTCCCGGGCGCCCTCACCCGCAACCGGGATCTGCACTTCCTCTGCCAGAGCAGCCCGCTGGAGGTGCAGCCCGGGGCCTGCCGCTGGCTGGGTGCCTACGGCGCCGGCGAGCGCATCAGCCTGCCGATCGCCCACGGGGAAGGGCGCTACCAGGTGGAGCCGGAGGAACTGGAGCGCCTCGAGGGGCAGGGCTGTGTGGTGCTGCGCTACGTCGCCAATCCCAATGGGTCTCGGGGGGATGTGGCTGGCCTGAGCAACCCCGCGGGCAATGTGCTCGGCCTGATGCCCCATCCGGAGCGCGCCTGTGATCCGGTCACCGGCGGCCTCGACGGCCGTCGCCTGCTCGCCTCGCTGCTGGGCTGAGGTTTCAGTGCAGTCCCGCGAAGAAGTCGCGGCTGCCGCGGGGATCGGGGGCCAGGGTGCGGGCCCCGGGCGTCCAGTCGGCCGGACACACCTGGCCCGGCCGGTGGCGCACGAGCTGGAACGCCTGCAGCACCCGCAGGGTTTCGTCCACACTGCGGCCGACGGCCACGTCGTTAACGGTGCTGTGGCGGATCACGCCGTCGGGATCGATCAGGAACAAGCCCCGCAGGGCCGTGCCGGCCTCCTCATCGAGCACGTGGTAGGCCCGGGCGATCTCCTTGGTGAGATCCGACACCAGGGGGTAGGCCACATCCCCCAGCCCACCGCTCCGGCGTTCGGTCTGCACCCAGGCCAGATGGCTGTAGGGACTGTCGACGGACACGGCCAGGATGGCGGCGTCGAGGCGGGCGAACTCCCCGTGGCGATCACTGAAGGCGGTGATCTCCGTGGGACAGACGAAGGTGAAATTGAGGGGATAGAAGAACAGCACCACATCCCTGCCCCGATAGTCGCGCAGCGACAGGTCCCGGAACTCCTGATCCACCACGGCGGTGGCGCGAAAGTCGGGGGCTTCGAGGCCCACGAGCCTGCCGCTTCTGGTCATGGTGGCCACCGTCTCGGGAGGGGAATGGCACCCATGCTGGCCTGAAGGAGCCCGGCCCCTACGATGTTTGTCAACGAAGCGATGCCTCTGCCATGGGTTGGGATCCGACCGTCCTGCGCAAATACAACACCACCGGCCACTTCCGCCTGATCAATCAGCTGCGCTCCGAACTCAAGGGCAACCCCCTGATCCGCCCCAAGGACGGGGAAACCGTGGGCGCCGCCAACCGCAGCAAGAGCCTCACCCGCGCGCTCCAGAACCGTTCCCAGGCAGGGGGTTACGGCCGCAGTCGCCGTCCGGTCCAGACCTCCCAGCCCGTCGTCGTCACCCCCGCGCCCACGCTGCCCGTGATCGCTCCGGTGCCGGTCCGGGTCGAGAGTGTGGAAAGCCAGGAGGCGGCCAATGCCCGCAGCTTCCGCGAGCGACTTAACGCCATCGAGATGCGCTGAATCAGCGCCTCTGGCATTGCAGCAAGGTTGCGTCAAGCCTGCATCAAAGCTTCCCCGGCGGTGGATTAGCCACAGTCGTTGAGGTTGATTTGGTCTGGATTGGATCCAACCTGGAACCCTGGGTTCAGGAAGCAATGACCCAGGACAATGGCTCGGGGGAGACTTGAACTCCCGACCTTGGGGTTATGAATCCCACGCTCTAACCAGCTGAGCTACCGAGCCAATCGATGGGACTTTAGACGATGACCGGTTCGGCCCCCGGCCGGGTCAGGCCCGGGGGGGGAGCATCTGCAGGGGGTTGATCGCGCCGCGGCCGGGGGGATGGATCTCGAAGTGCAGGTGGGGGCCGGTGCTGCGGCCTGTGCTGCCCATCTGGCTGATCACCTGACCCTGCGCCACCGTCTCGCCCCTGGTCACCAGCAGGCGGCTGTTGTGGGCGTAGAGGCTGCGGCTGCCATCGGGATGGGCGATCTCCACCAGGAAGCCGTAACCGCCGTCATGCCAGCCGGCGAACACAACCTGACCCTCCCGGGCGGCCATGATCGGCGTGCCGACGTTGTTGGCCACATCGATGCCCTTGTGCATCCGGCCCCAGCGCCAGCCGAAACCGGAGGTGAACACCCCGCGGGTGGGCCAGATCCAGGCAGTGGAGGGGGCCGTGGTGCCGCCATTGAAGGGCGGCTGCGGGTCACCGAACTCCGGTGTGTCGGGCCAGCTGATGCCGCAGCTGACGGACGGCTTCAGGCCCAGCAGCATGCGGGAACGGCCCGGGGCCGACTGGGCCAGACGCACCTGGCTGCCCACCACGAGCCGGGCGGTTTCCAGGCCCGGATTGAGGCGGATCAGCTCGGCCACGCTCAGGCCATAGCGCTGGGCCAGCTTGAGCACCGTGTCGCCGAAGCGGACGACCCCGTCCCGCTCCACCGGCGGCGGGGTGGAGACCGGCGGGCTCTGGCGCTGGACGGAGGCGTCGAGGGAGGCGATGCGGCCAAGGCGCTCCTTGCCGCGGGACGGCACCACCAGCCAGTCGCCGTTGCCGAAGCGGTGGTCTTCATCGACGTCGTTGAGGCGGGCCAGGCGGCTCTCATCGAGATCGAGGGCGGAGGAGAGCTCCTCGATGGATACCGGACGGCGGACCTTGATCCAGACCCGGTCGGTGGCGGAAGGCAGGGAGGCCAGCAGGGTCTCGGTGGACACGGTGCTGGGGGAATCGTCAGCGAGAACGGCCACGAGCGGCACGACGGCCGGTGTGGAGAGGAGAAAGGGAAGAATCAAGCGGAAAGGCTTCATGCATTTCACATCCAGCGGACAAAACCCAGCAGAGAAGCCAACATCTGCGGGTCCGGCAGAGAGTAGCGCCATGAACCACAGGGGGCAAGGTTCCTCAGGCACAACGCGGTCCGGACATCGGGACCGTCCCGCCCAGGTCTCAGCTGTCGCTCGCTGCGGCAGGCCCGATCTGGCGCAGGGCTTCGAACAGCACGATGCCAACGGACACCGAGAGATTCAGGCTGCGGACGCCCCCCCGGTCCTCCCGGGCCCGGCAGGCCATGGGGATGGTGAGCCGGGCCTCGGCGGACGCCTGCAGGGCGTTCGGTAATCCGTCCGTCTCCCGTCCGAACAGCAGCCAGTCGTCGGGATGGAAGCGGAAGTCGGTGTAGGCCGTCTCCGCCTGGCTGCTGAGGGCCACCAGGCGGCCGCCCCGCCCCCGCCGCACCGTCTGGAAGCGCTCCAGGTCGCCGTGGCGGTGCAGCGACACCCAGGGCCAGTAATCCAGGCCGGCCCGGCGCAGGTGGCGATCGCTGATCGAGAAGCCCAGCGGTTCGATCAGATGCAGCTCGCAGCCGGTGGCGGCGCAGGTGCGCGCCACGTTGCCGGTGTTCGGCGGGATCTGGGGCTGGTAGAGCACGACGCGGGGCATCCGGGGTGCGATCAGAAGCCGGGGGGCACGGGCTGGCTCAGGGCCAGCAGGTCGATGGCCCGGCCCTGCAGGACCAGCCAGGCCGCCTCGCTGCGGGCCAGGAGGGTCTGCTGCATCGACCCGAGCCGATCCCGGAAGCGGGATCCGGCCGCCGTAGCCGGCACCACACCCCAGCCCGTCTCCTCACAGACCACCACCAGGGGTGCCGGGCAGGTGCCGAGGGCGCCGAGCAGTTCACCGCAGCGGAGCCCCCAGTCCGGCGGCTCCAGATCCAGGTGGGCGGCCACCCAGGTCCCGAGCGAATCGACCAGCCCCAGCTGCCCGTCCTGCAGACGTCCCAGCTCGGCGGCGAGCTCCCCGCCCACTTCCCTGCAGCCCCATTCGGGCGGACGCCGCAAGCGGTGCCGCCGCAGGCGCTCCTGCCAGGCCACGTCGCCGGGAAGCGAGGGCCCGGTGGCCAGGTAGATGACCGCCAGGCCGCTGACGCTTGCCAGGTGTTCGGCCCAGCGGCTCTTGCCGCCCCTTGAGGGCCCGCTGACCAGCGTCAGGCGGGGATGGCGCTGGACCCCGGCCGGGGGTTCAGCCGCCACCGTTCATGTTGCGCAGGGTGGCCACCGAGGACGGCGAGACGCGGTTGAGGTAACGGAAGATCCAGTACTTGAAGATCGTGGCCAGCACCACCGGGAAGGTGGCGATGAAGAGCATGACGAAGTTCTCCTGGGCCGGCAGTCCCAGATGGTGGGCAACCCCGTCGAGCAGCACCGTCCAGCCCTCCGGACTGTGGAAGCCCACGAAGATGTCGGTGAACAGGATGATGGCAAAGGCCTTGGCGCTGTCGCTCAGGCCATACACCATTTCGTCGATGAAGCCCCGCAGCACCTGGATGTCGCGCCGTCCGAGGATGGCCACCACCACGAAGCCGATGAAGCCGCAGACGTCGGCCAGGACGTTCTTGATGGCGTGGGTGCTCTCCTGGTCGGCCTCCTCCTTGAGCTCCTGGGCCCGCTTGGCCAGCTCCGTCTGCAGCTCTTCCCGGCTGGGCAGGGCCTTGCCGGACAGCAGGGCGTCGAATTCGATCTCCGCCTGATAGACGCGCAGCTTCTCGACGGCCCGCTCCTCCAGGTGCGGTTTCGGGTAGGTGAGGAAGCTGTTGTCGGGGGCGAACCGATCCACCAGGGGCGAGACCACGTAGGTGCGGCTCACCTGCTGCACCAGCACCGGCACCAGCACCAGCAGCAGCAGGATCCGCAGCGACACCAGGGTGGAATCGCGGCGGCGGCGGAAGCCCGCCACTACGCTGGCCTCCGCCTCCGGGTCCAGCTGCCGCCGCACCTGGTCGACCACGCTCACCAGGCTGCGGGGCAGCATCTCAGGGGTGCGGCTCAGGGCCGGCAGCTCCTCCCGGGCCACCGCGTAGCGGGCGGTGACCGTGTCGATCAGCTGGTACTGGCGCAGTTCCTGGCCGGAGAGCTCCTGGCGGTACGGGGCCAGCACGTCCCTGGACTGGCGGCAGACCTGCAGGGCGGCCCGGAAGCGGCGCAGCACCTGGGCCTGCATCGCCCGCGGGATGCTCAGCTCCAGTTCGGGACGCACCGGGCGGTCGTTGTAATGCTCCATCTCGATGCTCTGGATCAGCAGGGCGGCTTCGTAGCCGCGCTCAAGATCGGAGCTCAGGTCGAGGGAGCGGGCCCGCCCGAAGGTACCCATCCAGTTCGTCAGTCCCATGGGGAGGCGGGTCGCGGGGGAATCAACGGGAGAAGACCCACCAGGTGAGCATCGGCACCACGGTGCCCACCACCAGAAGGACGATGACCCAGGTGAAGGCGTTGCTGCTGGAGGTCTCCTCCCGGGTGGGGATGTTGCTGACGACCGCGGCGGCCTCCTCGACGACGGGTTCGCCGGGATCCTCGCCACCCTGAAGGACGGCGGTGAGGCGCTGCAGGGCGTCGATGGCGGCCTGGCGGTAACGGTCACCGCTGCGCAGCGGCTGGGCCATGGTGGTGGCGGCGGTGCTCTCCAGCAGCTCGTCGGGAAGCTGGCGGTCGAGGGGGGCCTGGGCGACGATCGCCGTGGAGCGGGTCTGGGTGTCGATCAGCAGCAGCAGCAGGGGATCGGGGCTGCTGCCGGCGGGGGGATCGGCCGACCAGCGCTCCACCAGCTGACCGGCCAGGGTGGAGAGGTCGAGGCCGTAGTCCAGCCGGCTGAGGGTGACCAGGCGGGCGTCGACCCGTTCGGCGGCGAAGGCCTGAAGCTGGCGTTCGATCTCGGCCTTGCCCGCCCGGCTGAGCACGTCGGCGCCGTCCAGAACGTGCTCGGCCGGGGGTCGGGCGGGGAGGTCCGTCGCCGACAGGGCCCTGACGGCGGCGACAGGAGCGGCCAGCACCAGGCCGAGGGCCAGCACCAGGGAGAGCAGGGACCGAAGCAGCCCGGACCGGCCGGTGGGGCCGGCGGGCGCTGCCGCCACCGGAGGCATCACTGAAGCCAAGGCCATCGTGCGAGACGCCACCAGTCTGCCGTTGCGGCCCCGTTCCGGCATCCTGAGGGCAGCCTCGGTGCCGGACACCACGATGACGATGTCCGCCCCAGCCCGCGTCGTTCTGGCCTGCGGCGCCACGGGCCTGGCCCTGGCCGTGCTCAACCAGATGACCGCCCCCAGCCTGGACCCTCCCCTGGAGCGGGCCTCGGTGCTGGCCAGCATCCTGGCCGTGCTCCTGCTGCTGGTGGCCCTGCTGTGGCAGCGGG
This genomic stretch from Cyanobium gracile PCC 6307 harbors:
- the psb32 gene encoding photosystem II repair protein Psb32, whose protein sequence is MPPVAAAPAGPTGRSGLLRSLLSLVLALGLVLAAPVAAVRALSATDLPARPPAEHVLDGADVLSRAGKAEIERQLQAFAAERVDARLVTLSRLDYGLDLSTLAGQLVERWSADPPAGSSPDPLLLLLIDTQTRSTAIVAQAPLDRQLPDELLESTAATTMAQPLRSGDRYRQAAIDALQRLTAVLQGGEDPGEPVVEEAAAVVSNIPTREETSSSNAFTWVIVLLVVGTVVPMLTWWVFSR